In Thunnus maccoyii chromosome 3, fThuMac1.1, whole genome shotgun sequence, the following proteins share a genomic window:
- the frs3 gene encoding fibroblast growth factor receptor substrate 2 — MGSCWSCLYRDPIRDNHLTKFKVINVDDEGNELGSGIMELTQTELILHTRKRDAIRWPYLCLRRYGYDSNLFSFESGRRCQTGQGIFAFKCSRAEEIFNLLQELMQCNSINVVEESMMMTRSGHTPEMEMSRTPQTPNTPAFPVQAFPNGYPGYPIRGDSSQPSLADDHGHSLMGLEDQTHTYVNTVSMEGDLSMRHCVHSLPEVRPSTFPETTRGAMPIGGQGNAQSNLRCCPLEEHKDPQVFLQPSSQEVKFMLGPTPAQRHLMERERERERHGHNPHSLQPVEGATGSETEGDEPSMHMCNSHSYHHFHHHAHRHPGHEHPDGCQSGELTYENINGLRSGRKQRLSPSSVSQSVGSSSSSSTGDSHSHSLLHPHAHGPSSLPPQGYACERGMGGGHRRTALLNYENLPSLPPVWEYSALQRDDEQEEEDDEQDEDEYEEEEEDFDEYEFSEGPGTPNGYHQDGRGIHRDALQNYVNTEQVQPPRLRHTCPPHPRPCQPDRGGRIFSFDFRRRSRSGVGGCEHGHMPPSRQLNYIQVDLEGEPPCQALSGGGAQTQPQHQRLPPKKCGQQAPRRSECYAVIDLKKTAAMSNLQKALPRDDGTSRKTRHNSTDLPL, encoded by the exons ATGGGGAGCTGTTGGAGCTGTCTGTACAGAGACCCCATCCGAGACAACCATCTCACCAAATTTAAG GTCATCAATGTGGACGATGAGGGCAACGAGCTGGGCTCTGGGATCATGGAGCTCACCCAGACCGAACTCATTCTTCACACACGCAAGAGAGACGCCATCCGGTGGCCGTATCTCTGCCTGCGACGTTACGGCTACGACTCCAACCTGTTTTCTTTCGAGAGCGGTCGCCGCTGTCAGACTGGGCAGG GAATCTTTGCATTCAAGTGTTCCCGGGCAGAGGAGATCTTCAATCTGCTCCAGGAGCTGATGCAATGTAACAGCATCAACGTGGTGGAAGAGTCGATGATGATGACTCGCAGTGGTCACACGCCAGAGATGGAAATGTCTCGCACACCGCAGACTCCCAACA CTCCAGCGTTCCCTGTCCAGGCTTTTCCCAATGGATACCCTGGTTATCCAATCAGAGGTGATTCCTCCCAACCCTCTCTTGCTGATGATCATGGACATAGCCTCATGGGTTTGGAAGACCAG ACCCACACCTATGTAAATACTGTTAGTATGGAGGGGGATCTCTCTATGCGTCACTGTGTGCACTCCCTACCTGAGGTGCGGCCCAGCACTTTCCCTGAAACAACACGGGGAGCCATGCCCATCGGGGGCCAAGGAAACGCACAGTCCAACCTGCGGTGCTGTCCCCTGGAGGAGCATAAAGATCCTCAGGTGTTCTTACAGCCGTCCTCGCAGGAGGTCAAATTCATGCTGGGCCCCACTCCAGCACAGCGCCATCtcatggagagggagagagagagggaaaggcaTGGGCACAATCCTCACAGCCTTCAGCCAGTAGAGGGTGCAACAGGCTCAGAGACGGAAGGAGACGAGCCCTCTATGCACATGTGCAACTCTCACTCCTATCATCATTTCCATCACCACGCACACCGGCACCCAGGCCATGAGCATCCGGACGGCTGCCAGAGCGGCGAGCTCACCTACGAGAACATCAACGGCCTGAGGAGCGGCAGGAAGCAGCGACTGAGTCCCAGCAGCGTGTCGCAGTCTGTGGGgtcgagcagcagcagcagcactgggGACAGTCACTCCCACTCTCTCCTTCACCCACACGCTCATGGCCCGTCGTCTCTACCTCCGCAGGGCTACGCTTGCGAGAGGGGCATGGGTGGAGGTCACCGTCGGACAGCTTTGCTCAACTACGAGAACCTGCCGTCTCTGCCCCCCGTGTGGGAGTACAGCGCTCTGCAGCGGGACGAcgagcaggaagaggaagatgatgagcAGGATGAGGATGAatatgaagaagaggaggaagattttGATGAGTATGAGTTCTCAGAAGGCCCTGGGACACCCAATGGGTACCACCAGGATGGTCGGGGCATCCACAGAGATGCCCTGCAGAACTATGTCAACACAGAGCAGGTCCAGCCACCCCGGCTCCGACACACCTGCCCCCCACACCCGCGGCCATGTCAGCCAGACAGAGGGGGGCGAATATTTAGCTTTGATTTCCGCAGACGATCGAGGTCAGGGGTTGGAGGCTGTGAGCACGGCCACATGCCTCCATCACGGCAGCTGAACTACATCCAGGTGGACCTAGAGGGAGAACCTCCCTGCCAAGCCCTCAGCGGCGGGGGTGCCCAGACCCAGCCACAGCACCAGCGCCTACCACCCAAAAAATGTGGCCAGCAGGCACCCCGGCGCAGTGAATGCTACGCAGTTATTGACCTAAAGAAGACCGCTGCCATGTCCAACCTGCAGAAAGCTCTGCCCAGGGATGATGGGACTTCCAGAAAGACTCGCCACAACAGCACAGACCTGCCTCTGTAA
- the tspo gene encoding translocator protein isoform X2 produces the protein MWLPMLGMTALPHLGGLYGGYVTRKEVKTWYTTLQKPSWRPPNAAFPIAWTCLYTGMGYGSYLVWKELGGFTEDALVPLGLYGLQLALNWAWTPIFFGAHKLKLALIEIVFLTGTVGATMLSWYPISRTATLLLAPYLSWLCLATSLNYCIWRDNPEEKEE, from the exons ATGTGGCTGCCTATGCTTGGAATGACCGCCCTGCCACATCTGGGAGGGCTCTATGGCGGTTACGTAACACGCAAAGAGGTGAAGACCTGGTACACAACCCTGCAGAAACCATCATGGAGGCCACCGAATGCAGCGTTCCCAATAGCGTGGACCTGTCTGTACACAGGCATGGG GTATGGCTCCTACCTGGTGTGGAAAGAGCTTGGAGGTTTCACTGAGGATGCACTGGTGCCACTGGGACTTTATGGGCTACAGCTGGCTCTGAACTGGGCCTGGACTCCTATCTTCTTTGGTGCACACAAGCTGAAATTG GCACTCATAGAGATAGTTTTTCTCACTGGGACCGTCGGAGCCACCATGTTGTCTTGGTATCCCATCAGCCGCACAGCCACCCTGCTCCTGGCGCCCTACCTGTCTTGGCTGTGCCTCGCCACCAGCCTCAACTACTGCATATGGAGAGACAACCCCGAGGAAAAAGAAGAGTAG
- the LOC121893709 gene encoding ubiquinol-cytochrome-c reductase complex assembly factor 2: protein MSATRYRRFLKLCEEWPRDEAKKGQDLGVFLRQRVASAFREGENTQISDPEKCDQMYESLARINGNFYRQRFPRVRDTSFTGVTVEECKLLLTGSMQHMDEEKKGLWKTLMKRFSSKSPEDGPEKAPEK, encoded by the exons ATGTCTGCTACTCGGTACCGTCGGTTCCTGAAGCTGTGTGAGGAATGGCCCCGAGACGAGGCCAAGAAAGGCCAAGATTTGGGGGTGTTTCTGCGGCAGAGAGTAGCATCTGCCTTCCGTGAGGGTGAAAACACGCAG ATCTCAGATCCAGAGAAGTGCGACCAGATGTACGAAAGTTTGGCTCGCATTAATGGCAACTTCTACAGACAAAGA TTTCCTCGTGTAAGAGACACAAGCTTTACTGGAGTTACAGTGGAAGAGTGCAAATTGCTTTTGACAG GCAGTATGCAACATATGGACGAGGAAAAAAAGGGGTTGTGGAAGACGTTAATGAAGAGATTCTCCTCCAAATCACCAGAAGACGGTCCAGAGAAGGCtcctgaaaaataa
- the c3h1orf74 gene encoding UPF0739 protein C1orf74 homolog: MSAQELFVAAARKCLPARRKSLSVPQSLDLAAQVSAVDLGLKPALLYDSNGVSTERVQQYLSSLQSSQLVSKSLLTLDLNGNTLIVNSLSVRSNLEKLLRDSSLVVINVCHSLEKPAITDGGELKSIAQDLLLLLRGFEQLKEAEEPLYVGEKSEEWNLCTVFGLLLGYPVTYWFDQTNSFENCLSMTPLTVTKASATWQADTAGHTCCLYSFSVPAVLHKETQSSVEDWNLRLQERFQQQNVLKDLTVCRTTVTLPSVCL; the protein is encoded by the coding sequence ATGTCCGCTCAGGAGCTCTTTGTTGCTGCAGCTCGTAAATGTTTACCTGCTAGAAGGAAATCTCTTTCTGTTCCTCAGAGTCTGGATCTTGCCGCTCAGGTGTCGGCCGTTGATTTGGGCTTGAAACCAGCTCTGCTGTATGACAGTAATGGCGTCAGTACAGAGCGGGTGCAGCAGTATTTGAGCTCACTGCAGTCTTCCCAGCTTGTGTCTAAATCACTTCTCACGCTGGATTTAAATGGTAACACACTCATTGTCAATTCACTTTCTGTAAGATCGAATCTAGAAAAGCTGCTTCGTGATAGCAGCTTGGTTGTGATTAACGTCTGCCACTCTCTGGAGAAGCCCGCCATCACTGACGGAGGAGAGCTGAAGAGCATTGCGCAAGATTTACTGCTTCTCCTGAGAGGGTTTGAACAACTAAAGGAGGCCGAGGAACCTCTTTATGTTGGAGAGAAATCAGAAGAATGGAACCTGTGCACAGTGTTCGGTCTGTTACTGGGTTACCCCGTCACCTACTGGTTTGATCAGACCAACAGCTTTGAAAACTGCCTGTCTATGACCCCCCTGACGGTGACCAAGGCTTCAGCGACGTGGCAGGCCGACACCGCGGGTCACACGTGTTGTCTGTACTCCTTCAGTGTCCCAGCTGTTCTGCACAAAGAGACGCAGTCCAGCGTGGAGGACTGGAACCTTCGTCTTCAAGAGAGATTTCAGCAGCAAAATGTCCTAAAAGATCTTACGGTTTGCCGAACCACGGTCACGCTGCCCTCAGTCTGTTTGTGA
- the sirt4 gene encoding NAD-dependent protein lipoamidase sirtuin-4, mitochondrial, translating into MRLPWRTLTLHTAPVRRTSSVPAGVLNFVPACSSTDGPSVELLQDFVSRARRLFVITGAGLSTESGIPDYRSEGVGLYARTDRRPMQHAEFVRSAKSRQRYWARNFVGWPQFSSHQPNSAHRVLQRWEARGRLHWLVTQNVDALHSKAGQKRLTELHGCAHRVMCLGCGGISAREELQRRFEALNPDWRAQAGAVAPDGDVFLEDEQVLHFRVPACEDCGGILKPEVTFFGDTVKKTTVQFVHDRLAESDAVLVVGSSLQVYSGYRFLLAASDRKMPVAILNIGSTRADHLAELKVSGRCGEVLSLIQPL; encoded by the exons ATGAGACTACCATGGCGGACCCTCACACTGCACACAGCACCTGTGAGGAGGACGTCCTCCGTCCCTGCAGGTGTGTTGAACTTCGTCCCGGCCTGCAGCAGCACCGACGGCCCCTCTGTGGAGCTGCTGCAGGACTTCGTGTCCCGGGCCAGACGCCTGTTTGTGATCACCGGTGCAGGTCTCTCCACAGAGTCAGGGATTCCTGACTACCGCTCAGAGGGTGTCGGGCTGTATGCCCGCACTGACAGACGACCCATGCAGCATGCAGAGTTTGTCCGCAGCGCCAAGTCCCGTCAGCGGTACTGGGCCAGGAACTTCGTCGGATGGCCTCAGTTCTCCTCCCACCAGCCAAACTCTGCACACAGGGTCCTGCAGCGGTGGGAGGCGAGAGGGAGGCTACACTGGCTGGTCACTCAAAATGTGGACGCACTTCACTCAAAGGCAGGACAGAAAAGACTCACTGAGCTCCACGGCTGCGCCCACAG GGTGATGTGTTTAGGCTGTGGCGGCATCTCAGCGAGGGAGGAGCTCCAGAGGAGATTTGAGGCTCTGAACCCAGACTGGAGAGCGCAGGCAGGAGCCGTGGCTCCGGACGGTGACGTCTTCTTAGAGGACGAGCAGGTCCTCCACTTCAGAGTTCCCGCCTGTGAGGACTGTGGCGGGATACTGAAGCCTGAAGTCACGTTTTTTGGAGACACTGTGAAAAAAACGACAGTGCAGTTTGTGCACGACAGACTGGCAGAGTCTGACGCGGTGCTAGTCGTGGGGTCCTCGTTGCAG GTTTATTCAGGATACAGGTTCTTACTGGCAGCGAGCGATAGGAAAATGCCAGTTGCCATCTTGAACATCGGGTCCACGAGGGCGGACCACCTGGCCGAGCTGAAAGTGAGCGGCCGCTGCGGTGAAGTGCTGTCACTCATTCAACCTCTCTGA
- the tomm6 gene encoding mitochondrial import receptor subunit TOM6 homolog, translating into MSGPNGKKDSVGTGGVMEWISSACRFATDRNDFRRNLLVNLGLFAAGVWVARNLSDFDLMSPQPVT; encoded by the exons ATGAGTGGACCAAACGGCAAAAAGGACTCTGTTGGGACGGGAGGTGTGATGGAGTGGATCAGCTCGGCTTGTCGGTTTGCAACAGACAGAAACGACTTCAGAAG gaatcTTCTGGTCAACTTGGGTTTGTTTGCAGCCGGTGTTTGGGTTGCGAGAAATCTCTCTGATTTTGACCTGATGTCTCCTCAGCCAGTGACATAA